From a region of the Nonlabens dokdonensis DSW-6 genome:
- a CDS encoding citrate synthase: MTDKAILEFDGKKYDFPVITGSENEKAIDIKTLRGATGGLTTIDPGYKNTGSCTSAITFLNGEEGILRYRGYSIEELADKADFLEVAYLLIFGELPTATQLEKFHNDIKAQSHVDEDVKKILDGFPKSAHPMGVLSSLTSALMAFNPSSVNVDSEEDMYNAIVKIMGKFPVLVAWALRKRTGQPLDYGDDNLGYVDNILKMMFKKANSEYKIDPVVSNALDKLLILHADHEQNCSTSTVRIVGSSHAGLFASLSAGINALWGPLHGGANQAVLEMLEAIKEDGGDTKKYMAKAKDKKDPFRLMGFGHRVYKNFDPRAKIIKVAADDVLGALGVEDPILDIAKGLEQEALNDPYFVDRKLYPNVDFYSGIIYRAMGIPTEMFTVMFALGRLPGWIAQWKEMRENKEPIGRPRQVYTGENHRAFKEVSER, encoded by the coding sequence ATGACAGACAAGGCGATACTAGAGTTTGATGGCAAGAAATACGATTTTCCTGTGATCACTGGCTCAGAAAATGAAAAAGCAATAGATATTAAGACGTTGAGAGGTGCAACTGGTGGACTTACCACTATTGATCCTGGTTACAAGAACACAGGTAGCTGTACAAGTGCTATAACGTTTTTAAATGGTGAAGAAGGTATTCTAAGATATAGAGGTTACTCGATTGAGGAACTAGCTGATAAAGCCGATTTCCTTGAAGTTGCCTATTTGTTGATTTTTGGTGAGTTGCCTACTGCTACGCAATTAGAAAAATTTCATAATGATATAAAAGCTCAGTCTCATGTAGATGAAGACGTGAAGAAAATCTTAGATGGTTTTCCTAAATCGGCGCATCCTATGGGTGTTCTTTCTTCCTTGACTAGTGCTTTAATGGCATTTAATCCATCATCTGTAAACGTAGATAGTGAAGAAGATATGTATAATGCTATTGTAAAGATCATGGGTAAATTCCCAGTTCTTGTTGCATGGGCATTAAGAAAACGCACTGGACAACCTCTAGATTATGGAGATGACAACTTAGGCTATGTGGATAACATCCTAAAGATGATGTTCAAGAAAGCTAATAGTGAATACAAAATTGATCCTGTTGTTTCAAATGCATTAGATAAATTATTAATCCTTCATGCAGATCATGAGCAAAACTGTTCTACAAGTACAGTGCGTATCGTAGGATCTTCGCACGCTGGTTTATTTGCAAGTTTAAGCGCAGGTATTAATGCTCTTTGGGGTCCACTTCATGGTGGTGCTAATCAGGCAGTACTTGAAATGCTAGAAGCTATCAAAGAAGATGGTGGAGATACTAAAAAATACATGGCAAAAGCAAAGGATAAGAAAGATCCTTTCCGTTTGATGGGCTTCGGTCATAGAGTTTACAAAAACTTTGATCCACGTGCAAAGATCATTAAGGTTGCTGCAGACGATGTTCTAGGAGCTTTAGGTGTTGAAGATCCTATCTTAGATATTGCAAAAGGACTGGAGCAAGAAGCTTTAAATGATCCTTATTTTGTTGATCGTAAACTATATCCTAACGTAGATTTCTATTCTGGTATTATTTACCGTGCTATGGGAATTCCTACTGAAATGTTTACCGTAATGTTTGCATTAGGACGTCTTCCAGGATGGATCGCACAATGGAAAGAAATGCGTGAGAATAAAGAACCTATCGGTAGACCACGTCAGGTGTACACTGGTGAAAACCATAGAGCTTTTAAAGAAGTGTCTGAAAGATAA